One genomic window of Pseudomonas sp. LFM046 includes the following:
- a CDS encoding response regulator transcription factor produces the protein MRLLLVEDHVPLADELTHSLGRQGYAVDWLADGRDALHQGASEPYDLIILDLGLPGKPGLDVLREWRAGGLATPVLVLTARDSWAERIDGLKAGADDYLTKPFHPEELSLRIQALLRRAHGLANQPQLEAAGLQLDEGRQCVNRNGEEVELTAAEFRLLRYFMLHPGQLLSKSHLAEHLYDGETERDSNVIEVHVNRLRRKLGREVIETRRGQGYRFTGEGR, from the coding sequence ATGCGGTTGCTGCTGGTAGAGGATCATGTACCCCTGGCCGATGAGTTGACCCACAGCCTGGGTCGCCAAGGCTACGCCGTGGACTGGCTGGCCGATGGCCGGGACGCATTGCACCAGGGCGCGAGCGAACCCTACGACCTGATCATTCTGGACCTGGGCCTCCCCGGCAAACCCGGACTCGACGTGTTGCGGGAATGGCGCGCCGGCGGCCTGGCAACGCCGGTGCTGGTACTGACCGCGCGGGACTCGTGGGCCGAACGCATCGACGGCCTCAAGGCCGGTGCCGACGATTACCTCACCAAACCCTTCCACCCCGAGGAGCTGTCCTTGCGCATCCAGGCGCTGCTGCGCCGTGCCCATGGCCTGGCCAACCAGCCGCAATTGGAAGCGGCGGGTTTGCAGTTGGACGAGGGTCGTCAATGCGTCAATCGCAATGGCGAGGAAGTGGAGCTGACCGCCGCCGAATTCCGCCTGCTGCGTTATTTCATGCTGCATCCCGGCCAGCTTCTGTCGAAGAGCCACCTGGCCGAGCACCTCTACGATGGCGAGACCGAGCGGGACTCCAACGTGATCGAGGTCCACGTCAACCGCTTGCGGCGCAAGCTGGGCCGCGAGGTGATCGAGACGCGCCGTGGCCAGGGCTACCGCTTCACCGGTGAGGGCCGATGA
- a CDS encoding PepSY domain-containing protein, producing MRWIFRYSGIVALVLAIFTLEAVARDLDQDEALKLREAGVILPLEQLLRSALGHYPGARLLEAELEEEDDVYIYEVELVTADGTVRELELDARNGRILKDEEDD from the coding sequence ATGCGCTGGATTTTTCGATACAGCGGAATTGTCGCCTTGGTCCTGGCCATCTTCACCCTTGAAGCGGTGGCCAGGGACCTCGACCAGGATGAGGCCCTGAAACTCCGGGAGGCGGGCGTCATCCTGCCCCTCGAACAACTCCTGCGCAGCGCCCTGGGGCACTACCCCGGGGCGCGCCTGCTTGAGGCCGAGCTGGAGGAAGAGGACGACGTCTACATTTACGAGGTGGAGCTGGTCACCGCGGATGGAACGGTGCGTGAGCTGGAGCTGGATGCCCGTAACGGGCGCATTCTGAAGGACGAGGAAGACGACTGA
- a CDS encoding PepSY domain-containing protein, which yields MKNLPTLFAIATLATLATLFVTAGVAEARDLGPDEALKLRDAGTIQSFEKLNAAALAKHPGATIHETELEEEYGRHVYQVEMRDAQGVQWDLELDATNGQILKDHQDD from the coding sequence ATGAAGAATCTTCCCACCCTGTTTGCCATCGCCACCCTCGCCACACTGGCCACCCTCTTCGTCACGGCGGGTGTCGCCGAAGCGCGCGATCTCGGCCCGGACGAAGCCCTGAAGCTGCGGGACGCCGGCACCATCCAGTCGTTCGAGAAGCTCAACGCCGCAGCCCTGGCCAAGCACCCGGGCGCCACCATCCATGAAACCGAGTTGGAAGAGGAATACGGCCGGCACGTCTATCAGGTCGAAATGCGTGACGCCCAGGGCGTGCAGTGGGACCTCGAACTCGATGCCACCAATGGACAGATCCTCAAGGATCACCAGGACGACTGA
- a CDS encoding NnrS family protein encodes MQLLDASRELAIRPIWRLGFRPFFLFGTVFAVIAVLIWLAALNGHAGTWQPAGGWLAWHRHEMVFGFGGAIVAGFLLTAVQNWTGNLGLRGRSLALLAMLWLAGRLAWLLGAPLLLLLPLELAFLPTVAFVMGRSLWQVRQRGNYPVVVVLTLLALADTLVLWGLASSNDDLQRQGVLAALWLVSALMGLIGGRVIPFFTQRGLGRNQQVKALPWLDWGTLGGAILLAVTFATGHGLQVNPWLAPLCAMLGLGNLLRLARWYDAGIWRVPLLWPLHLAFAWLAVAPLGLVAWHLGILANQSLAQHALGVGAMGGLILAMIARVSLGHSGRSLEPPRAMGLAFALLNLGALARVILLPLLGASAFWLAAACWGAAFALFLRYYAVLLCTPRVDGRPG; translated from the coding sequence GTGCAATTGCTTGATGCCTCCCGCGAACTGGCCATCCGGCCGATCTGGCGCCTGGGTTTCAGGCCCTTCTTTCTGTTCGGCACGGTCTTCGCCGTGATAGCCGTGCTGATCTGGCTGGCGGCGCTCAATGGCCACGCCGGCACCTGGCAGCCGGCGGGCGGGTGGCTTGCCTGGCACCGCCACGAGATGGTCTTCGGCTTCGGTGGCGCCATCGTGGCCGGATTTCTCCTCACCGCCGTGCAGAACTGGACCGGCAACCTCGGCCTGCGCGGTCGTTCCCTCGCTCTACTGGCCATGCTGTGGCTGGCCGGGCGGTTGGCCTGGCTGCTGGGAGCGCCTTTGCTACTGCTGCTCCCGCTTGAGCTGGCCTTCCTTCCCACCGTTGCGTTCGTGATGGGGCGCAGCCTGTGGCAAGTCCGCCAGCGCGGCAATTACCCGGTGGTCGTGGTGCTGACCCTGTTGGCTCTGGCCGACACCCTGGTGCTCTGGGGCCTTGCGTCCTCCAATGACGACCTGCAGCGCCAGGGCGTGCTGGCCGCGCTGTGGCTGGTATCCGCCCTGATGGGGCTGATCGGCGGCCGCGTGATTCCGTTCTTCACCCAACGAGGGCTGGGCCGGAACCAGCAGGTAAAAGCGTTGCCCTGGTTGGACTGGGGCACGCTGGGGGGTGCCATCCTGCTGGCCGTGACCTTCGCCACTGGCCATGGCTTGCAGGTCAATCCCTGGCTTGCGCCGCTCTGCGCCATGCTCGGCCTGGGCAATCTGCTGCGCCTGGCGCGCTGGTACGACGCTGGAATCTGGCGCGTGCCGTTGCTCTGGCCGCTGCACCTGGCGTTCGCCTGGCTGGCTGTGGCGCCGCTGGGGCTGGTGGCCTGGCACCTGGGCATCCTGGCCAATCAGAGCCTGGCGCAACACGCACTGGGTGTGGGTGCCATGGGTGGCCTGATCCTGGCGATGATCGCCCGCGTCAGCCTGGGGCACAGTGGTCGGTCCCTGGAGCCGCCACGCGCCATGGGCCTGGCGTTCGCGCTGCTGAACCTGGGTGCCCTGGCCAGGGTCATCCTGCTGCCCCTGCTCGGCGCTTCCGCGTTCTGGCTGGCCGCCGCGTGCTGGGGGGCGGCGTTCGCGCTGTTCCTGCGGTACTACGCCGTGCTGCTGTGTACGCCGAGGGTGGATGGCAGGCCGGGCTGA
- the hmpA gene encoding NO-inducible flavohemoprotein, with translation MLSSQQRAIIKATVPLLETGGEALTSHFYKIMLGEYPEVRPLFNQAHQASGDQPRALANGVLMYARHIDQLEALGPLVGQIINKHVALQVLPEQYPIVGTCLLRAIREVLGAEVATDEVIEAWAAAYQQLADLLIGAEEQIYAASEAAPGGWRGARWFRLARKDEESAEITSFYLVPEDGGDVMDFVPGQYIGLRLFLNGEEVRRNYSLSARGNGREYRISVKREEGGRVSNYLHDQFQVGDRIELFAPAGEFVLRPGSKPLVLITAGVGITPALTMLEAAQDSGRPIHFIHCARNGAVHAFRDWVEEKVAAIPQLSRFFCYSEPHADDKPDATGFLSREHLAQWLPAERDLDAYFLGPKPFMAQVKKHLRELGVPEGQCHYEFFGPAGALDA, from the coding sequence ATGCTGTCCAGCCAACAACGTGCCATCATCAAAGCCACTGTCCCCCTGCTGGAAACCGGTGGAGAGGCCCTGACCAGCCACTTCTACAAGATCATGCTGGGCGAATATCCGGAAGTGCGGCCCCTGTTCAACCAGGCCCACCAGGCCAGCGGTGACCAACCGCGTGCCCTGGCCAACGGCGTACTGATGTATGCGCGTCACATCGACCAACTCGAAGCCCTCGGTCCGCTGGTGGGCCAGATCATCAACAAGCACGTCGCCCTGCAGGTGCTCCCGGAGCAATACCCGATCGTAGGGACCTGCCTGCTGCGTGCGATCCGCGAAGTGCTGGGTGCCGAGGTCGCGACCGATGAAGTGATCGAGGCCTGGGCTGCCGCTTACCAGCAGTTGGCCGACCTGCTGATCGGTGCTGAAGAGCAGATCTACGCCGCCAGCGAGGCTGCTCCGGGTGGCTGGCGTGGCGCCCGCTGGTTCCGCCTGGCGCGCAAAGATGAGGAAAGTGCCGAGATCACCTCGTTCTATCTCGTTCCGGAAGACGGCGGCGACGTGATGGATTTCGTCCCCGGCCAGTACATCGGCCTGCGTCTGTTCCTGAACGGCGAAGAAGTACGCCGCAACTACTCCTTGTCTGCCCGAGGCAACGGGCGCGAGTACCGCATCAGCGTCAAGCGCGAAGAGGGCGGTCGGGTGTCCAACTACCTGCACGACCAGTTCCAGGTCGGCGATCGCATCGAACTGTTCGCCCCGGCCGGTGAGTTCGTCCTGCGCCCCGGCAGCAAGCCCTTGGTGCTGATCACCGCCGGTGTCGGCATTACCCCGGCGCTGACCATGCTGGAAGCTGCGCAGGACAGCGGTCGGCCGATCCACTTCATCCATTGCGCACGCAATGGTGCGGTCCACGCCTTCCGCGACTGGGTCGAGGAGAAGGTCGCCGCCATTCCGCAACTGAGCCGCTTCTTCTGCTACAGCGAGCCCCACGCGGACGACAAACCAGACGCCACCGGCTTCCTCAGTCGCGAGCATCTGGCCCAGTGGCTGCCTGCCGAGCGTGACCTGGATGCCTACTTCCTCGGGCCTAAACCCTTCATGGCCCAGGTGAAAAAGCACCTGCGCGAACTGGGCGTGCCCGAGGGACAGTGCCATTACGAGTTCTTCGGACCGGCCGGCGCCCTGGACGCCTGA
- the norR gene encoding nitric oxide reductase transcriptional regulator NorR: MTTNPFLQTLIPLVTDLSRELPERERYRRLLEALRGLLPCDATALLRLDGDQLVPLAVDGLSQDTLGRRFKVSEHPRLQALMERRGVTHFAADCGLPDPYDGLVEGHQEHLEVHDCLGCTLYLDDHPWGLLTLDALDPARFDGQDLEVLEGFASLAAATVKAVERMDNLTRLAQDEQQLAEIYRQAAGQVRPQEMIGQSATHKALVEEIKLVGGSELTVLISGETGVGKELVAQSIHARSLRARHPLISLNCAALPDTLVESELFGHVRGAFSGAVNERKGKFELADEGTLFLDEVGELPLAIQAKLLRVLQSGQLQRVGSDREHRVNVRVIAATNRDLAEEVRAGRFRADLYHRLSVYPLRVPPLRERGRDVLLLAGYFLEENRARLGLRSLRLSQDAQAALLTYDWPGNVRELEHLIGRAALKALASCAERPRILTLAAGDLALPGSQPAAPDVPADAPAIVPTGDLREAVDQYQRHLIIASLERQQQNWAAAARELGLDRANLLRLAKRLGIK; encoded by the coding sequence TTGACAACTAATCCTTTTCTGCAGACGCTGATTCCGCTGGTCACTGATCTGTCCCGCGAACTCCCCGAGCGCGAGCGTTACCGTCGCCTGCTGGAAGCGCTGCGGGGGCTGCTGCCCTGTGACGCCACCGCCCTGCTCCGCCTGGACGGCGACCAGTTGGTGCCCCTGGCCGTGGACGGCCTTAGTCAGGACACCCTGGGGCGGCGCTTCAAGGTTTCCGAGCACCCCCGCCTGCAAGCCTTGATGGAGCGCCGGGGCGTCACCCATTTCGCCGCGGATTGTGGGTTGCCGGATCCCTATGACGGATTGGTGGAGGGGCATCAGGAGCACCTGGAAGTGCACGACTGTCTGGGTTGCACGCTTTACCTGGATGACCACCCTTGGGGATTGCTCACCCTGGATGCCTTGGACCCGGCGCGCTTCGATGGCCAGGACCTGGAAGTCCTCGAAGGGTTCGCCAGCCTCGCGGCCGCCACGGTGAAAGCCGTCGAACGCATGGACAACCTCACCCGCCTCGCCCAGGACGAGCAGCAGTTGGCGGAGATCTATCGCCAGGCCGCTGGCCAGGTCCGCCCTCAGGAAATGATCGGCCAAAGCGCGACCCACAAGGCCCTGGTGGAAGAGATCAAGCTGGTGGGGGGCAGCGAACTCACCGTACTGATCAGCGGCGAAACCGGTGTCGGCAAGGAGTTGGTGGCCCAGTCCATCCATGCCCGGTCCCTGCGGGCCCGTCATCCGCTGATCAGTCTCAACTGCGCGGCGCTTCCTGACACCCTGGTGGAGAGCGAACTGTTCGGCCACGTACGAGGGGCCTTTTCCGGCGCGGTGAATGAGCGCAAGGGCAAGTTCGAGTTGGCCGACGAGGGAACGCTTTTCCTTGATGAGGTCGGCGAATTGCCCCTGGCGATCCAGGCCAAGCTCCTGCGAGTGCTACAGAGCGGGCAGTTGCAGCGGGTGGGTTCGGATCGTGAGCACAGGGTCAATGTGCGGGTGATCGCCGCCACCAACCGGGACCTCGCCGAGGAAGTCCGCGCCGGTCGTTTCCGCGCCGATCTCTATCACCGCCTCAGTGTCTATCCCCTGCGCGTCCCTCCCCTTCGAGAGCGTGGCCGCGATGTGCTGCTGCTGGCGGGGTATTTCCTTGAGGAGAATCGCGCCAGGCTCGGGCTACGCAGCCTGCGTCTCAGCCAGGACGCCCAGGCTGCGCTACTCACCTACGACTGGCCCGGCAATGTTCGGGAGCTGGAGCACCTGATTGGCCGTGCTGCCCTCAAGGCGCTTGCTTCCTGTGCCGAGCGGCCGCGTATTCTCACTTTGGCAGCCGGCGACCTCGCCTTGCCGGGTAGTCAGCCCGCAGCACCCGACGTCCCTGCGGACGCGCCTGCGATTGTCCCAACCGGTGATTTGCGCGAGGCGGTCGACCAATACCAGCGCCACTTGATCATCGCCAGCCTGGAACGCCAGCAGCAAAACTGGGCAGCGGCGGCCCGGGAACTCGGTCTGGATCGAGCCAACCTGCTGCGTCTTGCCAAGCGCCTGGGCATCAAATGA